In the genome of Paenibacillus pabuli, the window AGCAGATCTGTGACCATCCGGTGCTGGCGGATAGCAACCGGAAGGAACATGGCAAGGCTGAGGCTTCAGGGAAAATGGAACGACTGCTGGAACTGGTGGATGCGATTCGCGACAACGGGGAGTCTGCGCTGATTTTCACCCAATATGTGGCGATGGGGGAACTGCTCGTCTCCCGGCTTACACAGCGGTATGAGGAGGAACCATATTTCCTGCATGGCGGTGTGTCGAAGGCGCAAAGGGATGATATGGTGGAAACCTTCCAAAAAGGAGAGGGGCCATCCTTATTTGTCCTGTCTCTTCGTGCGGGTGGGGTAGGCTTGAATCTGACTCGTGCCAGTCATGTCATTCACTACGATCGCTGGTGGAATCCTGCGGTGGAGAACCAGGCGACAGACAGGGTATTCCGGATTGGGCAGAATCGCAACGTACAAGTGCATAAGCTGATCTGCCAGGGTACTCTGGAGGAACGGATTGATGAGCTGATTGAGAGTAAAAAAGCACTTTCTGAGCAAGTCGTCGGTTCTGGTGAGAACTGGTTGACCGAAATGTCGGATGATGAGCTGCGGGGCCTGATCTCGCTTCAGGGCGAGACCTGGCTGTAGGCTTCGAGATGAACAATGAATGCAAAATATGGTGACAGGAAGGGGGATTGTTGTGAGCGAAAAATGGAATGTAGAGCTGCATATGTCCCCCGGTGGATGGACAGCAGAAGTGAGTGCGGATGCTGATGCAGGAAAGGATGCGTTAGCATCCGCAGGCAAGATTGAATCAGCCAAAGGTTTGTTCACGGTAACGGGCACGCTGCCGCAGCTCAGTGAGGCTGAGCGCGAGGCAGTGCTGGCACAGCTGCGCAAGCGCCCGCTGGCGCTGTACGCGCTGCTGCGCGGCGGCCCTGCCCCGGCGGAGCTCGCCGGGCTGCTGCCCGCTGCGCCAGGCGAGGCCGCCGCTGGCAGCTCGCTTGGTGCGGGCGGCGCAGCGGCGTGCACCTGCGGCCGCCCAGGCTGCGCGCATGCTGCTGCCGCTGAGCGCGCCGTGGCCGCGCGCTTCGCGGCCGAGCCGCTGCTGCAGCTGGCGCACGCCGGCCTGCCGCGCGAAGCGCTGCTTGCCGGCGTGCTTGGATCATGGGCGGAAGAACTCGCCCATGATCCAAGCGGCCCCGGCCGCGCAGCCGAAACGGCCGGCCGCCCGCAGGCGCGGGGCGGCGAAGGCGGCGCAGCCGTCGGCGAGTGGATCGCCGAGGCCGCCGCGGACGGCGCCATGCACCAGCCGGGGCCTGGCTTCGGTGCCGTGGAGGTGCGGCTGGCGCAGCCGGGCAAACCCCCGGCAACGCCGGAGCTGGCGGCACTGCTGCCAGGCGTGCCTGCCACCGCAGGGCTGGCATTGATCCGCGAGCGCGTAGCTGCGCGGATGTGGGAGGCTGTCCAAAAGAAGAAGAAGGACAGCCCGGCAACCAAATGATGCATCACTCGGAGCGGGGGAGATCTCAGATCATCCCCGCTTGTTTGTGATATGCATCGGTGCAAGGTGAAAACGGATATCACACGTTTTCGATTCGCTTCTTTGGTATCGCACCAAGGGATACGGCTTTAAAAGTCCAAAAAACGACTGTACAAGCTGTACACCCGGCATATCTATACGGTGACCTCCTCTCAAGGAGGTCTTTACCGGTGGAGCTTCGTTAAAATTTAAGGTATACTGTCGCAGGGGAAGACAAGCCCATATGCACGATTGCAGCAATCATTAATACATTATGCGATAGGAGTTTTTACATGAAATCACGTACAGGACGACAGCGCCATATTGCGGTTATGCTGTCCTCACTTATGATATGCGGAGCCTTGCTGTCTGCTTGCCAGGACGGTTCAGGATCAGAGGAGAACCAGAATCTGAACGCAGCAGGAAACGCGCAGCAAGAGTCGGACGGTACCACAGTGCATTTTACCGAGGATACTGGCAATGATGGCAGCAATACAGGCGGAGAAGGCAGTGAAGGTACCGATAGTGGTTCCGGCAATGTTTCAGCTGGAGAAGATCAAGGTTCTTCTGACGCAGGCAATGGAGCCACAGCAGAGGATCCGATGATGGAGAAACGCAGCATTAGCGCGCTGCAAACGACGATTGATGCACAATCCGTAGTGACCAATGCAGAGGCAATGACCGTTATCGTTAACAAACAGCGCAGCTTGCCTGAAGGGTACAAGCCAGATGATCTGGTGGAGCCTAACGTACCGTTCTCCTTCGACGGACCGCATGAAAAGCGTCATATGCGTAAGGAAGCTGCCGAGGCGTTGGAGAAGCTGTTTGCAGGTGCCAAAGCAGACGACATTGAACTTCGTGCGGTATCTGGATATCGTTCGTATGAGCGTCAGGTTTCAATCTATAACAACAATGTCAAAACCAAAGGTAAAGAATACACGGATCGTGTAAGCTCTGTGCCTGGCCACAGCGAACATCAGACTGGACTAGCCATTGATGTTTCCAGTCCAAGTGTAGGTAATGCCATTGAAGAGGTGTTTGGCACATCGAAAGAAGGCCAGTGGTTGGCTGAGCATGCAGCAGAATATGGGTTCATCATCCGTTATCCGAAAGGTGAGGAAGGGATAACCGGCTATGTGTACGAGCCGTGGCATATTCGCTATGTCGGCACGGATCTGGCTCCTGACGTTGTAAAAAGCGGATTGACACTCGAAGAATACTTTGACGAGGCTAATATTAAGCTGTAAACACAGTCTGCTTGTCTCGTGTTTAAATATCACCAATGCTGTTATTCCGTGGTCCTTGTAAGACCACCATTTGCCGAGGGCAGTTGGTGGTCAGCAAGGGCTTTTTGATATGCATAGAACAAACTGTAATGAAACTGGATTGGTTTGCCGGGAAGAACGATGGACTGATATACTTTAGAGATTAATCAAGTAAATGACAATGAAGCGAGGGAAAGCAGAATGAGCAGACAGCAGGTGTTTACCGGTTCTCCATGGGAGCCGCTTGTGGGATATTGCCGTGCCATCCGTGTTGGCAACCGAATTGAGGTTGCGGGTACTACGGCGATGCAGGACGGTGTTGTGGTCGGAGCAGGCGATCCGTATGCCCAGACGAGATTTGTTTTGCAGACAATTGAAAATGCACTGAAAGAACTGGGAGCAGACATGTCCCATGTCGTCAGAACCCGGATGTTTGTAACCGACATTTCCCGTTGGGAAGAAGTGGGCAAGGCTCATGGTGAATTTTTTGGTCAGATCCAGCCTGTCGCCACGATGGTGGAGGTTAGTGCACTGATTGATCCATTGCTGATGGTGGAGATTGAGGCAGAAGCGATTGTTGAGGCAGAAGCTGAAGTTAATGCCCATATAACGAAATAGAACTATTACATACATATACACAAAATGTAGTATAGAGAAATAACCTTACCCCAACCTCCATGAAGGAGGAAGCGTGGGATAAGGTTATTTCTGCATTGATATAGTGTGATCTAGCTCTACTGTGCTCTACGCATAATCAGGCTAGCCTTCTTTTCTGGCAGCTTATTTCGCCTCAGGCTGTTCCGCTGGCGTTTCGATGACCACTTTCCAGGCTGTTCCAATTGGAGGAAGGCTGCGAGTCAGCACCGGGCTGTAGAAGCCGATCACTTTGGTCCCTTTGGTCAGTTCTTCTGGTTTGATCGTTTCTCCTTGATGATTCACCAGTTGTGTATCCTTGCTAATGTTAAGAATAACATGGTCAGGAGCTGTCTCTGTCAGACGGGAGCCGGAGATCTCGATCTGAGTAACGTTATTTTCTGTTGTTTTTACATTTTCAATCGTGCCTGCTGTACCCAGAACATCTTTTGGTTGTGCTTCGGATTCCGAAGCAGCTTTGTCCAGTACAGTAACTTTGTAAGTAGGTGTTTGCGGCGGTAAACTAAAGGTTGCAATCACTGAATGCTCAGCTTCCACGTTCATGCCGATGGTCAGATCGGTAAGCTTGATATCCTTGCCATCCGCCGATTGGAAAGTGGTATCCTCACCAACATTAAGGACGATACCATCTGTGCCTGCACCACCAATATGGATGGATTGATATTTGCCTTCGCTGTTAATTCCCGTAATGACCCCACGCTCAGTAACGGTTTTCACTTCCTCTTCACTGGAGATGGTTACTTGGTTACCTGTTGTATTCACTTGTGCGTGCAGTACTTGATCTGCAAAAGAAGCGGGTACATACAGTGTGCCATTTGTGATTTCAGGTGCTGTTCCCAGCTTAAGCAGCATTTTATTAACTGAATACTGGTCTTTGCCTGTGGTGACGATTGTCCAAAGCGTGCCTTTGGTCAGCTCAGCAGATTTGTTTTCCTTGTTCCATTTCAGTTCAATGCCAAGTGCTTCTGTGAGATCACGCAGCGCGATCATGGGTTCTTGACCATCCTTGTTCCAATAACCGTCAGTCATCGGTGCACCGTTCACAGATACTTTTACCGCTTCAGTTCCTTTGCTATCGGCAGATACGGAAGTTGAATTGACGGGTTGAATGCTGTCCAGGTTTGCTGCGTATGCAGCTCCCCCGCTCAGGGCCAAGGACAGGACCATTAGGGCGCTAACTTTTTTCATGTTGTTGTTCATCGTTGATTTCATCCCTTCTCATCTTGGTTACATCGCGGTAAACTCCTAATTAAGGCCGCGCTTCATTCTTATAGACGGGACAACTTGATCAAGTGTTGCACTTAAGATGCAGGTTATGGAGGCAGCATGTTCGTTTTAAATTACAATATCGTCCATATTTTCAGGTTATCGGCATCAAGTTAGGGTTAAGTTTCAAGTGAGTGTTATAACTTGTGATTCAAGTGCTGAATCGTCTTGATATTGCAATGAATTCTGATGTGGTTGATACCATTTAATACGAGGGGGACGTTCATATGAGTGATATGTTGGTTGCGCTTTACCATTTGCCCGAGCAAGAGAGTGGACTGAAGAAGCTGGAGGAGTCCTCTATAGTCATCCGAAGAGCCATCGCACCTGAGAAGCAGCTTGTGCTGGATTGGGTGAAATCCCATTTTAGTCAACCGTGGGTGGATGAATGTGATGTAGCCTTTGCGCGTCAACCGGTCTCCTGTTATATTGCAATCGAGCATGGGAAAATGATCGGTTTCGCTTGTTATGAAGCAACATGTCGTAATTTCTTTGGTCCAACAGGTGTTGGTCAGGAGGCACGGGGCAAAGGTGTCGGTACAGCGCTGCTGTTGGCCTGTATGCATGCCATGAAGGCAGATGGTTACGCTTACGCGATTATTGGATCGGCGGGACCCGTAGATTTCTATGCTCAGACCCTGGGGGCCGTGAAGATCGAAAATTCAACACCAGGGATTTACAAGGGCATGCTCCGGGCAGACTAGACGATAATATGTTCTGGAAAAGGAAGGGAGGAAGAAGATGACCACGAGCAAAATGCTGCATATCGGCATGATCGGTACAGGCTCCATCTCGGATCTTCATATGAGGTGTTATGCCAAGAACGAGAATGCCGTTATCTACGCCATCTGCGATCTGAACGAACAACGTGCTACCGCAGCCGCACAGAAATATGATGCACAGTCAGTGTACACGGATTACCGGGAGATGCTGAAAGACCCGCATGTAGATGCCGTTAGTATTTGTACGTGGAACAATACCCATGCGGATTTTGCCATTGCTGCTCTGGAGGCAGGCAAACATGTGCTTCTGGAGAAGCCGGTAGCAACCAATGTGGAAGATGCGCTGCGGATTGAAGAGGCTGTGAAGAAAAGCGGATGTACCTTTGTCGTGGGATTTGTGCGTCGCTATGACAACAATATGCAGATGATGCGCAGTTTTATCGATGCGGGTGAGTTTGGTGAATTGTATTATGCCAAAGCTTCTATTCTGCGTCGACTGGGAAATCCTGGAGGTTGGTTTGCGGACAAAAACCGTTCCGGTGGTGGCCCGCTCATTGATCTGGGCGTACATATTATCGACCAATGCTGGTATCTGATGGGCAGACCGAAGCCTGTTTCGGTGAGTGGCAATACGTATCGAAAACTGGGCAATCGCGCCCATATCGAGCATCTCTCTTTTTACAAAGCCGCAGATTACAGTTCCTCTGTCAACAATGTGGAGGATATGGCAAATGCGCTGATTCGCTTCGAGAACGGGGCTTCTTTGGCGGTAGATGTGAGCTTTACCCTGCATGCACGTGGGGAAGAGTCTTCCGTCCGATTGTATGGCGAGCGTGGTGGGTTTGAGCTGGAGCCGCAGACGTTAATTGTCACCGAGAAAAACAATACGATCCTGAACATTGAACCCCAGACAGACTATAGAGGTCTCAATATTCATGGTGCCTTC includes:
- a CDS encoding RidA family protein, whose amino-acid sequence is MSRQQVFTGSPWEPLVGYCRAIRVGNRIEVAGTTAMQDGVVVGAGDPYAQTRFVLQTIENALKELGADMSHVVRTRMFVTDISRWEEVGKAHGEFFGQIQPVATMVEVSALIDPLLMVEIEAEAIVEAEAEVNAHITK
- a CDS encoding GNAT family N-acetyltransferase — translated: MSDMLVALYHLPEQESGLKKLEESSIVIRRAIAPEKQLVLDWVKSHFSQPWVDECDVAFARQPVSCYIAIEHGKMIGFACYEATCRNFFGPTGVGQEARGKGVGTALLLACMHAMKADGYAYAIIGSAGPVDFYAQTLGAVKIENSTPGIYKGMLRAD
- a CDS encoding D-alanyl-D-alanine carboxypeptidase family protein — its product is MKSRTGRQRHIAVMLSSLMICGALLSACQDGSGSEENQNLNAAGNAQQESDGTTVHFTEDTGNDGSNTGGEGSEGTDSGSGNVSAGEDQGSSDAGNGATAEDPMMEKRSISALQTTIDAQSVVTNAEAMTVIVNKQRSLPEGYKPDDLVEPNVPFSFDGPHEKRHMRKEAAEALEKLFAGAKADDIELRAVSGYRSYERQVSIYNNNVKTKGKEYTDRVSSVPGHSEHQTGLAIDVSSPSVGNAIEEVFGTSKEGQWLAEHAAEYGFIIRYPKGEEGITGYVYEPWHIRYVGTDLAPDVVKSGLTLEEYFDEANIKL
- a CDS encoding copper amine oxidase N-terminal domain-containing protein, with the protein product MKKVSALMVLSLALSGGAAYAANLDSIQPVNSTSVSADSKGTEAVKVSVNGAPMTDGYWNKDGQEPMIALRDLTEALGIELKWNKENKSAELTKGTLWTIVTTGKDQYSVNKMLLKLGTAPEITNGTLYVPASFADQVLHAQVNTTGNQVTISSEEEVKTVTERGVITGINSEGKYQSIHIGGAGTDGIVLNVGEDTTFQSADGKDIKLTDLTIGMNVEAEHSVIATFSLPPQTPTYKVTVLDKAASESEAQPKDVLGTAGTIENVKTTENNVTQIEISGSRLTETAPDHVILNISKDTQLVNHQGETIKPEELTKGTKVIGFYSPVLTRSLPPIGTAWKVVIETPAEQPEAK
- a CDS encoding Gfo/Idh/MocA family protein; the protein is MTTSKMLHIGMIGTGSISDLHMRCYAKNENAVIYAICDLNEQRATAAAQKYDAQSVYTDYREMLKDPHVDAVSICTWNNTHADFAIAALEAGKHVLLEKPVATNVEDALRIEEAVKKSGCTFVVGFVRRYDNNMQMMRSFIDAGEFGELYYAKASILRRLGNPGGWFADKNRSGGGPLIDLGVHIIDQCWYLMGRPKPVSVSGNTYRKLGNRAHIEHLSFYKAADYSSSVNNVEDMANALIRFENGASLAVDVSFTLHARGEESSVRLYGERGGFELEPQTLIVTEKNNTILNIEPQTDYRGLNIHGAFQNQIDHFVDCCLNGREPISPIADGVISTRILCGIYESAEKGQEIRLD